The Accipiter gentilis chromosome 7, bAccGen1.1, whole genome shotgun sequence genome includes a region encoding these proteins:
- the THOC5 gene encoding THO complex subunit 5 homolog isoform X1: MSSDSSKKRKPKVIRTDGGPQEGKRGKADADQDVRYYSEECEVDLRDPIKDYELYRETCQELQRLMAEIQELKSRGIKDNASEIDERRIQSCVHFMTLKKLNRLAHIRLKKGRDQTHEAKQKVDAYHLQLQNLLYEVMHLQKEITKCLEFKSKHEEIELVSLEEFYKEAPPEISRPAITLSEPHQQTLARLDWELEQRKRLAEKYKECLTSKEKILKEIEVKKEYLSSLQPRLNSIMQASLPVQEYLFMPFDQAHKQYETARHLPPPLYVLFVQASAYGQACDKKLVVAIEGSVEEAKALYKPPEDSQDDESDSDAEEEQTTKRRRPTLGVQLDDKRKEMLKRHPLSVTVDLKCKDENVLHLTFYYLMNLNVMTVKAKVTTAVEMTTAISAGDLLSPDSLLNCLYPGDHGRKTPNPANQFQFDKVGILTLSDYVTELGHPYVWVQKLGGLHFPKDQPQHTVTADNSLSASHMELTVKLLRTRLQSRLALHKQFASLEHGVVPVSSECQHLFPTKIVSRLVKWTAIPYEDYAELPYTKDVIEAGLAEDTHLYYMALIERGTAKLQAAVVLNPGYSTLPPVFSLCLNWKGERTSSNDDNIRAMESEVNVNYKELWGPKPGYQLLTNQLQRLCMVLDVYLETEPHDTSVEGPKEFPQEKMCLRLVRGPMRLKPFKFNYPQGFFSHR; the protein is encoded by the exons ATGTCGTCGGACTCCAGCAAGAAGAGGAAACCCAAAGTGATCCGCACGGATGGAGGCCCGCAGGAGGGCAAGCGGGGCAAGGCTGATGCTGACCAG GATGTTAGGTACTACAGCGAAGAATGTGAGGTGGATCTCCGTGACCCTATCAAAGACTACGAACTCTACAGAGAGACCTGCCAGGAGCTTCAGAGACTGATGGCAGAAATCCAGGAGCTGAAGAGCAGAGGCATCAAGGACAAC GCTTCGGAGATAGACGAGCGGCGGATTCAGAGCTGTGTGCACTTCATGACCCTGAAGAAGCTTAACCGGCTGGCTCATATTCGGCTGAAGAAAGGGAGAGATCAAACCCATGAG GCAAAGCAGAAGGTCGACGCATATCACCTGCAGCTCCAGAACTTGCTCTATGAGGTGATGcacctgcagaaagagatcaCCAAATGCCTGGAGTTCAA GTCAAAACATGAAGAGATTGAACTGGTGAGCCTGGAGGAGTTTTACAAAGAGGCCCCCCCTGAAATCAGCCGGCCTGCCATCACCCTGTCAGAGCCCCACCAGCAGACTCTGGCCCGCCTGGACTGGGAGCTGGAGCAGCGCAAGAG GCTGGCAGAGAAGTACAAGGAGTGCCTGACCAGCAAGGAGAAGATCCTGAAGGAGATCGAGGTGAAGAAGGAGTATCTGAGCAGCCTCCAGCCTCGACTCAACAGCATCATGCAG GCCTCCCTGCCTGTCCAGGAGTATCTCTTCATGCCTTTTGACCAGGCGCACAAGCAGTACGAGACGGCCCGCCACCTCCCGCCACCTCTCTACGTTCTCTTCGTTCAAGCCAGTGCCTATGGTCAGGCCTGTG ATAAGAAGCTTGTGGTGGCCATTGAAGGGAGTGTAGAGGAAGCCAAAGCCTTGTACAAGCCGCCTGAGGACTCGCAGG ATGATGAAAGTGATTCTGATGCAGAGGAGGAGCAAACCACG AAGCGGCGCAGGCCCACCCTGGGTGTGCAGCTGGATGACAAGCGCAAGGAGATGCTCAAGCGGCACCCCTTGTCTGTCACTGTTGACCTGAAGTGCAAAG ATGAGAACGTGCTTCACCTGACCTTCTACTACCTGATGAACCTCAATGTCATGACGGTGAAAGCCAAGGTGACCACTGCTGTTGAGATGACAACTGCCATCAGTGCTGG tGACCTGCTCTCCCCAGACTCCCTCCTCAACTGCCTCTATCCAGGAGACCACGGGAGAAAAACACCCAACCCGGCCAACCAGTTCCAGTTCGATAAAGTGGG CATCCTGACCTTGAGCGACTACGTGACAGAGCTGGGGCACCCCTACGTGTGGGTGCAGAAGCTGGGCGGCCTGCATTTCCCCAAGGATCAGCCTCAG CACACGGTCACTGCAGACAACTCGCTGAGCGCCAGCCACATGGAGCTGACTGTGAAGCTGCTGCGGACAAGGCTGCAGTCCCGCCTGGCTCTCCACAAGCAGTTTGCGTCTCTCG AGCACGGCGTTGTGCCAGTCTCCAGCGAGTGCCAGCATCTCTTCCCTACCAAGATCGTCTCGCGCCTGGTGAAGTGGACTGCCATTCCCTATGAAGATTACGCG GAGCTGCCCTACACTAAAGATGTGATAGAGGCTGGCTTGGCTGAAGACACTCACCTCTACTACATGGCCCTGATAGAAAGAGGAACAG CCAAGCTCCAGGCAGCTGTAGTCCTGAACCCTGGTTACTCCACGCTGCCGCCTGTCTTCAGCCTGTGCCTGAACTGGAAAGGAGAGCGAACCAGCAGCAACGATGACAACATTCGG GCCATGGAGAGCGAGGTCAATGTGAACTACAAGGAGCTGTGGGGGCCCAAACCAGGCTACCAGCTCCTCACCAACCAGCTGCAGCGCCTGTGCATGGTGCTGGATGTCTACCTGGAGACAGAGCCCCATGACACCAGCGTGGAGGGACCCAAGGAGTTTCCCCAGGAGAAGATGTGTCTGCGTCTGGTCAG GGGGCCCATGCGCCTGAAGCCCTTCAAGTTCAACTACCCTCAGGGCTTCTTCAGTCATCGCTGA
- the THOC5 gene encoding THO complex subunit 5 homolog isoform X2, translated as MAEIQELKSRGIKDNASEIDERRIQSCVHFMTLKKLNRLAHIRLKKGRDQTHEAKQKVDAYHLQLQNLLYEVMHLQKEITKCLEFKSKHEEIELVSLEEFYKEAPPEISRPAITLSEPHQQTLARLDWELEQRKRLAEKYKECLTSKEKILKEIEVKKEYLSSLQPRLNSIMQASLPVQEYLFMPFDQAHKQYETARHLPPPLYVLFVQASAYGQACDKKLVVAIEGSVEEAKALYKPPEDSQDDESDSDAEEEQTTKRRRPTLGVQLDDKRKEMLKRHPLSVTVDLKCKDENVLHLTFYYLMNLNVMTVKAKVTTAVEMTTAISAGDLLSPDSLLNCLYPGDHGRKTPNPANQFQFDKVGILTLSDYVTELGHPYVWVQKLGGLHFPKDQPQHTVTADNSLSASHMELTVKLLRTRLQSRLALHKQFASLEHGVVPVSSECQHLFPTKIVSRLVKWTAIPYEDYAELPYTKDVIEAGLAEDTHLYYMALIERGTAKLQAAVVLNPGYSTLPPVFSLCLNWKGERTSSNDDNIRAMESEVNVNYKELWGPKPGYQLLTNQLQRLCMVLDVYLETEPHDTSVEGPKEFPQEKMCLRLVRGPMRLKPFKFNYPQGFFSHR; from the exons ATGGCAGAAATCCAGGAGCTGAAGAGCAGAGGCATCAAGGACAAC GCTTCGGAGATAGACGAGCGGCGGATTCAGAGCTGTGTGCACTTCATGACCCTGAAGAAGCTTAACCGGCTGGCTCATATTCGGCTGAAGAAAGGGAGAGATCAAACCCATGAG GCAAAGCAGAAGGTCGACGCATATCACCTGCAGCTCCAGAACTTGCTCTATGAGGTGATGcacctgcagaaagagatcaCCAAATGCCTGGAGTTCAA GTCAAAACATGAAGAGATTGAACTGGTGAGCCTGGAGGAGTTTTACAAAGAGGCCCCCCCTGAAATCAGCCGGCCTGCCATCACCCTGTCAGAGCCCCACCAGCAGACTCTGGCCCGCCTGGACTGGGAGCTGGAGCAGCGCAAGAG GCTGGCAGAGAAGTACAAGGAGTGCCTGACCAGCAAGGAGAAGATCCTGAAGGAGATCGAGGTGAAGAAGGAGTATCTGAGCAGCCTCCAGCCTCGACTCAACAGCATCATGCAG GCCTCCCTGCCTGTCCAGGAGTATCTCTTCATGCCTTTTGACCAGGCGCACAAGCAGTACGAGACGGCCCGCCACCTCCCGCCACCTCTCTACGTTCTCTTCGTTCAAGCCAGTGCCTATGGTCAGGCCTGTG ATAAGAAGCTTGTGGTGGCCATTGAAGGGAGTGTAGAGGAAGCCAAAGCCTTGTACAAGCCGCCTGAGGACTCGCAGG ATGATGAAAGTGATTCTGATGCAGAGGAGGAGCAAACCACG AAGCGGCGCAGGCCCACCCTGGGTGTGCAGCTGGATGACAAGCGCAAGGAGATGCTCAAGCGGCACCCCTTGTCTGTCACTGTTGACCTGAAGTGCAAAG ATGAGAACGTGCTTCACCTGACCTTCTACTACCTGATGAACCTCAATGTCATGACGGTGAAAGCCAAGGTGACCACTGCTGTTGAGATGACAACTGCCATCAGTGCTGG tGACCTGCTCTCCCCAGACTCCCTCCTCAACTGCCTCTATCCAGGAGACCACGGGAGAAAAACACCCAACCCGGCCAACCAGTTCCAGTTCGATAAAGTGGG CATCCTGACCTTGAGCGACTACGTGACAGAGCTGGGGCACCCCTACGTGTGGGTGCAGAAGCTGGGCGGCCTGCATTTCCCCAAGGATCAGCCTCAG CACACGGTCACTGCAGACAACTCGCTGAGCGCCAGCCACATGGAGCTGACTGTGAAGCTGCTGCGGACAAGGCTGCAGTCCCGCCTGGCTCTCCACAAGCAGTTTGCGTCTCTCG AGCACGGCGTTGTGCCAGTCTCCAGCGAGTGCCAGCATCTCTTCCCTACCAAGATCGTCTCGCGCCTGGTGAAGTGGACTGCCATTCCCTATGAAGATTACGCG GAGCTGCCCTACACTAAAGATGTGATAGAGGCTGGCTTGGCTGAAGACACTCACCTCTACTACATGGCCCTGATAGAAAGAGGAACAG CCAAGCTCCAGGCAGCTGTAGTCCTGAACCCTGGTTACTCCACGCTGCCGCCTGTCTTCAGCCTGTGCCTGAACTGGAAAGGAGAGCGAACCAGCAGCAACGATGACAACATTCGG GCCATGGAGAGCGAGGTCAATGTGAACTACAAGGAGCTGTGGGGGCCCAAACCAGGCTACCAGCTCCTCACCAACCAGCTGCAGCGCCTGTGCATGGTGCTGGATGTCTACCTGGAGACAGAGCCCCATGACACCAGCGTGGAGGGACCCAAGGAGTTTCCCCAGGAGAAGATGTGTCTGCGTCTGGTCAG GGGGCCCATGCGCCTGAAGCCCTTCAAGTTCAACTACCCTCAGGGCTTCTTCAGTCATCGCTGA
- the NEFH gene encoding LOW QUALITY PROTEIN: neurofilament heavy polypeptide (The sequence of the model RefSeq protein was modified relative to this genomic sequence to represent the inferred CDS: deleted 2 bases in 1 codon) → MSLMLETLLGPPGGLRKEPGRVPPRSAASSGFHSWPGPVVGRARAGGGGGGSAAASSTESLDSLNGEPRARNEKELLQVLNDRFAGYIERVRALEQQNRALAAEAAALRQQQAGRSAMGELYARELRDMRGTLLRLGAEKGQLRLERSRLAEDVAALRGRLEEEARQRTELEAAARGLAQRSAQEERARGPLEERARALREEAELLRRQHRAEVGALLRGARPEPPAEPPAALRPGVTAALRDLRAQLEGTAARSTLQAEEWFRVRLDKLSEVAKVNTDAIRLAQEEICEYRRQLQSKTTELEALKGTQESLERQRQDSEERHHADVLSYQETIQQLDSELRNTKWEMAAQLREYQDLLNVKMALDIEIAAYRKLLEGEEYRIESGFGMLSFPEVVPKAPSITANIKVKSEEKIKVVEKSEKETVIVEEQTEEIQVTEEVTEEEEAAEKEVEEEKAEEKEEEEEEKPEAEGEEEAKSPAKEEAKSPEKPESPSKEEAKSPAVKSPEKPATPSKEEAKSLAIKSPEKPATPSKEEAKSPAVKSPEKPATPSKEEAKSPAVKSPEKPATPSKEEAKSPAVKSPEKPATPSKEEAKSPAVKSPKPATPSKEEAKSPAVKSPEKPATPSKEEAKSPAVKSPEKPATPSKEEAKSPAVRSPEKPAPPSKEEAKTPAVKSPEKPIPPSKEEAKTPAVKSPEKVKSPVKEEAKTPAVKSPEKVKSPVKEEAKTPAVKSPEKVKSPVKEEAKTPAVKSPEKVKSPVKEETKTPAVKSPEKVKSPVKEEAKSPQKEVAPAKEPTPSPPKEPKAPAKEEQPKEVKAPSKPAAEEGKKEEAPKKDVPAKVEEKPKEKAAAVPEPPAPQVKETTKPGPKPAEEGKAEKEALPKPQQEVSKAAAKEAEKPKAEEKAEEPKKKAEEPKKEKAEEPKAKAKPKDEPKASKESPKAEAPSSKEAKAPEPAPTAGKK, encoded by the exons ATGAGTCTGATGCTGGAGACGCTGCTGGGCCCCCCGGGGGGGCTCCGCAAGGAGCCGGGCCGCGTTCCCCCGCGCTCCGCCGCCTCCAGCGGCTTCCACTCGTGGCCGGGACCGGTGGTGGGGCGGGctcgggccgggggcggcggcggcggcagcgcggccgCTTCCTCCACCGAGAGCCTGGACTCGCTGAACGGCGAACCGCGGGCGAGGAACGAGAAGGAGCTGCTGCAGGTGCTGAACGATCGCTTCGCCGGTTACATCGAGCGGGTGCGGGCGCTGGAGCAGCAGAAccgggcgctggcggcggaggcggcggctctGCGGCAGCAGCAGGCGGGACGCTCGGCCATGGGCGAGCTGTACGCGCGGGAGCTGCGCGACATGCGGGGAACCCTCCTGCGCCTGGGGGCCGAGAAGGGGCAACTGCGGCTGGAGCGGTCGCGCCTGGCCGAGGACGTGGCCGCCTTGCGGGGACGGCTGGAGGAAGAGGCCCGGCAGCGAACCGAGCTGGAGGCGGCCGCCCGCGGGCTGGCCCAACGCTCCGCGCAGGAGGAACGGGCTCGGGGCCCCTTAGAAGAGCGAGCCCGAGCCCTGCGGGAGGAGGCCGAGCTGCTGCGGAGGCAGCACCGGGCCGAGGTGGGAGCGTTGCTGCGCGGGGCCCGCCCCGAGCCCCCCgccgagccccccgccgccctgcgGCCCGGGGTCACCGCCGCCCTCCGCGATCTGCGCGCCCAGCTGGAGGGGACGGCGGCCCGCAGCACCCTGCAGGCCGAGGAGTGGTTCCGCG TGAGGCTGGACAAGCTCTCGGAGGTTGCCAAGGTGAACACGGATGCCATCCGCTTGGCTCAGGAGGAGATCTGCGAGTACCGCCGCCAGCTCCAGTCCAAGACCACCGAGCTCGAAGCCCTCAAAGGGACCCAGGAGTCACTGGAGAGGCAGAGACAGGACTCGGAGGAGCGCCATCATGCAGATGTCCTGTCCTACCAG GAAACCATCCAGCAGCTTGACAGCGAGCTGAGGAACACCAAGTGGGAGATGGCAGCTCAGCTCCGGGAGTACCAGGATCTGCTCAATGTCAAAATGGCTCTGGACATCGAAATTGCTGCCTATAG AAAGCTCTTGGAAGGGGAGGAATATCGGATCGAGTCTGGCTTTGGGATGCTCTCCTTCCCTGAGGTGGTTCCCAAGGCTCCCAGCATCACTGCCAACATCAAGGTGAAGAGTGAGGAGAAGATCAAGGTGGTAGAAAAATCTGAGAAGGAGACAGTGATTGTGGAGGAGCAGACAGAGGAAATCCAGGTGACTGAGGAGgtcacagaggaggaggaggcggctgaGAAAGAGGTTGAAGAGGAGAAAgctgaagagaaagaggaagaagaggaggagaaacctGAAGCAGAGGGTGAAGAGGAGGCCAAGTCTCCTGCAAAAGAGGAGGCCAAGTCCCCAGAGAAACCTGAGTCTCCCTCAAAGGAGGAGGCCAAGAGCCCGGCTGTCAAGTCCCCAGAAAAGCCTGCAACCCCCTCAAAAGAGGAGGCCAAGAGCCTAGCCATCAAATCCCCAGAAAAGCCTGCAACCCCCTCAAAAGAGGAGGCCAAGAGCCCAGCTGTCAAATCCCCAGAAAAGCCTGCAACCCCCTCAAAAGAGGAGGCCAAGAGCCCAGCTGTCAAATCCCCAGAAAAACCTGCAACTCCATCAAAAGAGGAAGCCAAGAGCCCAGCCGTCAAATCCCCAGAAAAGCCTGCAACCCCCTCAAAAGAGGAGGCCAAGAGCCCAGCCGTCAAATCCCCA AAACCTGCAACCCCCTCAAAAGAGGAGGCCAAGAGCCCAGCTGTCAAATCCCCAGAAAAACCTGCAACCCCCTCAAAAGAGGAGGCCAAGAGCCCAGCTGTCAAATCACCAGAAAAGCCTGCAACTCCCTCAAAGGAAGAGGCCAAGAGCCCGGCGGTGAGGTCCCCAGAGAAACCTGCACCCCCCTCGAAAGAGGAGGCCAAGACCCCAGCTGTCAAATCCCCAGAGAAACCTATACCCCCCTCAAAGGAGGAGGCCAAGACCCCAGCTGTCAAGTCGCCCGAGAAAGTCAAATCTCCTGTGAAGGAGGAGGCCAAGACCCCAGCTGTGAAGTCGCCTGAGAAAGTCAAATCTCCTGTGAAGGAGGAGGCCAAGACCCCAGCTGTGAAGTCGCCTGAGAAAGTCAAATCTCCTGTGAAGGAGGAGGCCAAGACCCCAGCTGTCAAGTCGCCCGAGAAAGTCAAATCTCCTGTGAAGGAGGAGACCAAGACCCCAGCTGTCAAGTCGCCCGAGAAAGTCAAATCTCCTGTGAAGGAGGAGGCCAAGTCTCCGCAGAAGGAAGTGGCCCCGGCCAAGGAGCCCACCCCCTCGCCCCCAAAGGAGCCAAAAGCCCCTGCAAAGGAAGAGCAGCCCAAGGAAGTGAAGGCTCCTTCCAAGCCTGCAGCTGAGGAGGGCAAGAAAGAGGAAGCTCCCAAGAAAGATGTCCCAGCCAAGGTGGAGGAGAAGCCCAAAGAGAAGGCGGCTGCTGTGCCAGAGCCTCCGGCCCCACAAGTGAAGGAGACCACCAAGCCAGGCCCCAAACCTGCAgaagaaggaaaggctgagaaggaGGCTCTGCCAAAACCTCAGCAGGAGGTCAGCAAAGCGGCTGCGAAGGAGGCTGAGAAGCCAAAGGCTGAGGAGAAGGCGGAGGAGCCCAAGAAGAAGGCAGAGGAGCCCAagaaggagaaggcagaggagcCCAAAgctaaagcaaaacccaaagatGAGCCCAAAGCCAGTAAAGAGTCCCCCAAGGCTGAGGCCCCCTCCAGCAAGGAGGCCAAAGCCCCAGAGCCGGCACCCACCGCGGGGAAGAAGTGA